In Methylococcus geothermalis, one genomic interval encodes:
- a CDS encoding tetratricopeptide repeat protein: protein MLARVFKRAVGVLADRGNRGDFGVSSRLAEARELAAAGDAEGAERAFASILQLVPESPEALHGLGRLQGVRGELELAGQNLAKAVRLRPDFAEAWVDLGNVHHMSDRLGEAVSAYRQALAADETSALAWCNLGMCQQKRSELADASESFRRALDLNPRFGVALRHWVGIQTKLDWPEGAPELLERWAARAPDHAEAHAALGFMSLKHRFRPDEALVHFDRALALGLSNAELHGNRGIALQDLGRIDEALASYDEALYLEPENRAVRFHRALARLLVHDFENAWPDYELRLLGEDTPRRAFPFPPWDGSDLSGRTILVYAEQGLGDEIMFASCLPDVIARAGHCVIECHEKLAPIFRRSFPTATVHGGSQHDGLTGPSRLPPIDCRVPIGSLPLHFRRRLEDFPHHGGYLKADEARVSHWRRSLAALGPGLKVGIAWRGGTRQTRQSHRSIPLEALAPVLEVAGAHFVSLQYDECRDELTALEAARGLTVHHFPAAIADYDETAALFGALDLVISVCTAAVHLGGALGRPVWVMAPAGPEWRYGIGEGAMPWYPTCRVLRQAVPFAWEEVILRVRHELSAHLDEN, encoded by the coding sequence ATGCTTGCTCGGGTCTTCAAGCGGGCGGTGGGTGTGTTGGCGGATCGCGGCAACCGCGGAGATTTCGGCGTTTCCAGCCGCTTGGCGGAAGCACGCGAACTTGCGGCGGCGGGCGATGCGGAAGGCGCGGAACGCGCTTTCGCCTCCATCCTCCAGCTCGTTCCGGAATCACCCGAAGCCCTGCATGGCCTCGGGCGGTTGCAGGGCGTGCGCGGCGAACTGGAGCTCGCCGGCCAGAATCTGGCGAAAGCGGTGCGGCTCAGACCCGATTTTGCGGAAGCCTGGGTCGATCTCGGCAACGTTCACCACATGTCCGACAGGCTGGGGGAGGCGGTATCGGCCTATCGGCAAGCCTTGGCCGCGGACGAAACGAGCGCCTTGGCCTGGTGCAACCTCGGTATGTGCCAGCAAAAGCGCTCCGAGCTGGCGGACGCTTCCGAAAGCTTCCGCCGGGCGCTCGATCTGAATCCCCGGTTCGGTGTGGCGCTACGGCATTGGGTGGGCATCCAGACAAAACTGGATTGGCCGGAAGGCGCGCCGGAGCTTCTGGAGCGCTGGGCGGCGAGGGCGCCGGACCACGCCGAAGCGCACGCCGCACTGGGTTTCATGTCGCTCAAGCACCGCTTCCGGCCCGATGAGGCGCTCGTGCATTTCGACCGCGCGCTGGCGTTGGGGTTGAGCAATGCCGAACTGCACGGCAATCGCGGCATCGCCCTGCAGGACCTCGGCCGCATCGATGAAGCGCTGGCCAGCTACGACGAGGCCTTGTATCTGGAGCCGGAAAACCGCGCGGTGCGTTTTCACCGCGCCCTTGCCCGGCTGCTGGTTCATGATTTCGAAAACGCCTGGCCGGACTACGAACTCCGCCTGCTCGGTGAGGATACCCCACGGCGCGCGTTCCCGTTCCCACCTTGGGACGGTTCGGACCTGAGCGGCAGGACCATCCTGGTTTATGCCGAGCAGGGCCTGGGCGATGAAATCATGTTTGCTTCCTGCCTGCCCGACGTCATCGCCCGGGCCGGTCACTGCGTCATCGAATGCCACGAGAAACTGGCGCCGATCTTCCGGCGCTCATTCCCGACGGCCACCGTGCATGGCGGCAGCCAGCACGACGGACTGACCGGGCCGTCCCGGCTGCCGCCGATCGATTGCCGTGTCCCGATCGGCAGCCTGCCTCTGCATTTCCGCCGGCGATTGGAGGATTTCCCGCATCACGGCGGCTACCTCAAGGCGGATGAAGCGCGCGTGTCACACTGGCGCCGTTCGTTGGCTGCGCTCGGCCCCGGCTTGAAGGTCGGCATCGCCTGGCGGGGCGGTACCCGGCAGACCCGTCAGAGCCACCGTTCCATTCCTTTGGAAGCGCTGGCGCCGGTGCTCGAAGTTGCCGGAGCGCATTTCGTCAGCCTGCAATACGACGAATGCCGGGATGAGCTTACAGCCCTCGAGGCGGCCCGCGGATTGACCGTCCATCATTTCCCTGCGGCCATCGCCGATTACGACGAAACGGCCGCGCTTTTCGGTGCGCTCGATCTGGTCATCAGCGTCTGCACGGCGGCGGTTCACCTGGGCGGCGCGCTGGGACGGCCGGTGTGGGTCATGGCGCCGGCCGGGCCGGAGTGGCGGTATGGAATCGGCGAAGGCGCCATGCCTTGGTATCCAACCTGCCGAGTCCTGAGACAGGCAGTGCCGTTTGCTTGGGAGGAAGTCATTCTTCGCGTGAGGCATGAGTTGAGCGCGCATCTCGATGAAAATTAG
- a CDS encoding class I SAM-dependent methyltransferase, whose product MENALERCDLVIIPGDPAGGRESVKSHNRLTETLWAGKYAVAHPLPAYQDFIDWAWISEDLVTGIKWALTHPDMVSSQVAQAQAFIKDHFSPEKIGARWLEVISDTPYGTSHKKATIGAGPVADSLRLNLGCGDKILPGYVNVDVAPGRAGKVPDIISDLRALPFDGDSVDEILSVHVIEHFWRWEVQDVLREWIRVLKSGGRMILECPNLIAACQEIIRNPACANGEGRECQRSMWVLYGDPSWRDPLMVHRWGYTPESLAEIMRQSGLINVRQEPAQFKLKEPRDMRMVGMKPHRS is encoded by the coding sequence ATGGAAAATGCTCTGGAACGCTGCGACCTGGTGATCATCCCCGGCGATCCCGCCGGAGGCAGGGAATCCGTCAAAAGCCACAACAGGCTGACCGAAACGCTTTGGGCCGGGAAATACGCCGTCGCCCATCCGCTGCCGGCCTACCAGGATTTCATCGACTGGGCCTGGATCAGCGAAGATCTGGTGACGGGTATCAAGTGGGCATTGACGCATCCGGATATGGTGTCGAGCCAGGTGGCACAGGCCCAGGCGTTCATAAAAGATCATTTTTCCCCCGAAAAGATCGGGGCTCGCTGGCTGGAGGTCATTTCCGATACGCCTTACGGCACCTCTCACAAAAAGGCCACGATAGGCGCTGGGCCGGTCGCCGATTCGCTTCGTTTGAATCTCGGTTGCGGGGACAAAATACTTCCCGGTTATGTGAACGTCGACGTAGCTCCCGGCCGTGCTGGAAAAGTGCCGGACATCATCAGCGATCTTCGTGCCCTGCCGTTTGATGGCGACTCGGTGGACGAAATCCTTTCCGTCCATGTCATCGAGCATTTCTGGCGATGGGAGGTCCAGGACGTACTGCGGGAGTGGATCAGGGTTCTGAAATCCGGCGGCAGAATGATTCTGGAGTGTCCGAATCTGATCGCCGCATGCCAGGAAATCATCAGGAACCCGGCCTGCGCCAACGGGGAAGGAAGGGAGTGCCAACGGTCGATGTGGGTGCTTTACGGCGATCCCTCCTGGCGTGATCCGCTGATGGTCCACCGCTGGGGTTACACGCCCGAGAGTCTTGCGGAAATCATGCGGCAATCCGGGTTGATCAACGTGCGTCAGGAGCCCGCCCAATTCAAATTGAAAGAGCCCAGGGATATGAGGATGGTTGGCATGAAGCCACACCGTTCTTGA
- a CDS encoding glycosyltransferase family protein: MREVSPLRIFIGYDPREAAAFSVLAHSIHVRASQPVSITPLMLTQLGQVYRRERNPLQSTDFSFSRFLVPYLSGFSGWSVFMDCDMLVLDDVAKLWALRDERYAVQVVKHNHVPEETIKFLDAAQTRYEKKNWSSVMLFNNAKCKALTPDYVNTASGLELHQFKWLDDEALIGEIPHRWNHLVGYDSPSRDVSLVHYTIGGPYFEEYRDCEYSEEWRAELAGMARVDQRQSR; encoded by the coding sequence ATGCGAGAAGTCTCCCCCCTTCGGATATTCATCGGCTACGATCCGCGCGAGGCCGCGGCCTTCAGCGTGCTGGCCCACAGCATTCACGTCAGGGCTTCACAGCCGGTCTCCATCACGCCCTTGATGCTGACCCAGCTTGGCCAAGTGTACAGGCGGGAACGCAATCCGCTTCAGTCGACGGATTTTTCGTTCAGCCGGTTCCTGGTGCCGTACCTGTCGGGATTTTCCGGATGGTCCGTTTTCATGGACTGCGACATGCTCGTCCTCGACGATGTCGCAAAGCTTTGGGCATTACGGGACGAGCGTTATGCCGTACAGGTGGTCAAGCACAACCACGTTCCCGAGGAAACGATCAAATTCCTGGACGCGGCACAGACCCGATACGAGAAAAAGAACTGGTCCAGCGTCATGCTTTTCAATAACGCGAAATGCAAGGCCTTGACGCCGGATTACGTCAATACCGCCTCGGGCCTTGAATTACACCAATTCAAATGGCTCGATGACGAAGCCTTGATAGGGGAAATACCTCATCGCTGGAACCACCTGGTGGGATATGATTCCCCGTCCCGCGACGTATCCCTCGTGCACTACACCATAGGCGGCCCCTATTTCGAGGAATACCGTGACTGTGAATATTCCGAAGAATGGCGCGCCGAGCTCGCCGGCATGGCGCGGGTCGACCAGAGACAGAGCCGCTGA
- a CDS encoding tetratricopeptide repeat protein, translated as MADPQRIGRWKERLAALGPGLKIGLSWRGGTSRTNAYLRSIPLENWLPLLSQSNAHFVNLQYTDCRTELDSLHARHGIRIHSWREMETDYEETAALVASLDLVISVCTAVVHLAGALGVPVWVLVPNSPGWRYMRDRDHLPWYPSARLFRQAVPRDWAPVLRRVAAEFLHLANDRGPFNEGVGPRIQASSPAVAVSKAEKFYHQGLVEKSNKNIESAISCLERAIDVDPEYVPAYSMLGTLYFERGEITEADYCFHMGLRYAPGSGELLLGLARNCVSRGERREAIPLLEDAGAGNWDSADFLSRLALYWGELDETDRAVDIWNRVLEIRPADASAYNNLGLQWLFGKGDAEYARRCFENALALKPELAEARFNLYTALMYLGRTEEAVAGFDQMAEGDYQQSSRFHRAVALLKKGRFGMGWSDYGSRWGYRGAPHRPSHFPDWQGDSCRDQTLLVFGEQGLGDEIMFASCLPDLRARVEGRILLRCNDRLKSLFKRSFPGFDVVEAPVGNGGRQDTADGHRIDWQVAIGDLPGFFRKDEASFPHHAGYLRPAPERVAYWRARLSALGEGPKIGISWQGGQAKTRRQLRSIPLSQWLSILTMEGAHFVSLQYTDCRDELQALTERHGIIVHHWQDAIDDYDETAALVSALDQVVTVCTSIVHLAGALGRPAWVLVPTIPEWRYLDSGASMPWYPSVRLFRQRRPGAWREVVEEIGHSLRSIPRP; from the coding sequence GTGGCCGATCCCCAGCGTATCGGGCGCTGGAAAGAGCGGCTCGCCGCGCTCGGGCCGGGACTGAAAATCGGGTTGTCGTGGCGGGGCGGGACCAGCCGGACGAACGCCTACCTGCGCTCCATACCTTTGGAAAACTGGTTGCCGCTGCTCAGCCAGTCCAACGCCCATTTCGTGAATCTTCAATACACCGATTGCCGGACCGAGCTGGATTCGCTGCATGCACGGCATGGCATCCGGATCCATTCCTGGCGGGAAATGGAAACTGACTACGAGGAAACGGCGGCCTTGGTCGCCAGCCTGGACCTGGTCATAAGCGTCTGCACCGCCGTCGTGCATCTGGCCGGCGCGCTGGGCGTGCCGGTCTGGGTCCTGGTGCCGAATTCGCCGGGCTGGCGATACATGCGTGATCGGGATCATTTGCCGTGGTATCCATCGGCGAGGTTGTTTCGGCAGGCGGTGCCGAGGGATTGGGCCCCCGTCCTTCGGCGGGTCGCCGCCGAATTCCTGCATTTGGCAAACGACAGGGGGCCCTTCAACGAGGGTGTTGGGCCGCGAATCCAGGCGTCGTCACCCGCCGTAGCCGTGAGTAAAGCCGAGAAGTTCTACCATCAAGGTCTGGTGGAGAAATCCAACAAGAACATCGAATCGGCGATTTCATGCCTGGAGCGCGCCATTGACGTCGATCCTGAGTATGTCCCGGCGTACAGCATGCTGGGTACCCTTTACTTCGAGCGGGGAGAAATCACCGAAGCGGACTATTGTTTCCACATGGGCTTGCGATATGCGCCCGGTTCGGGGGAACTCCTGCTTGGTTTGGCCAGGAACTGCGTGAGTCGAGGGGAGCGTCGGGAGGCGATCCCTCTCCTCGAAGATGCCGGAGCCGGCAATTGGGATTCCGCGGATTTTCTTTCCCGGTTGGCGCTGTATTGGGGCGAACTGGATGAAACCGACCGGGCGGTTGATATCTGGAATCGAGTCTTGGAAATACGTCCAGCGGATGCGTCCGCCTACAACAATCTCGGTTTGCAGTGGCTTTTTGGCAAAGGAGATGCCGAATACGCGAGGCGGTGCTTTGAGAACGCCCTGGCGCTCAAGCCGGAACTGGCTGAAGCCCGTTTCAACCTGTATACCGCTCTTATGTACTTGGGCCGGACAGAGGAAGCAGTTGCCGGATTCGACCAGATGGCTGAAGGCGATTATCAACAGTCCTCCAGATTCCATCGTGCCGTTGCCCTGTTGAAAAAGGGCCGTTTTGGGATGGGCTGGTCGGATTACGGTTCTCGATGGGGTTATCGGGGCGCACCGCACAGGCCCTCCCATTTTCCAGATTGGCAAGGAGATTCCTGTCGCGACCAGACGCTTCTGGTGTTCGGCGAACAAGGTCTGGGGGATGAGATCATGTTTGCCTCTTGCCTCCCTGATCTGAGGGCCCGAGTGGAGGGACGGATCCTGTTGCGGTGCAACGACCGCTTGAAAAGTCTGTTCAAACGCTCCTTTCCCGGATTTGACGTCGTGGAGGCGCCCGTTGGAAACGGGGGGCGGCAGGATACGGCAGACGGTCATCGCATCGACTGGCAGGTGGCGATCGGCGATCTGCCCGGTTTCTTCCGTAAGGACGAGGCATCATTTCCCCACCATGCGGGTTATCTCCGCCCCGCGCCGGAACGTGTGGCTTACTGGCGAGCGCGCTTGAGCGCGCTCGGCGAAGGACCGAAGATCGGCATCTCGTGGCAGGGCGGACAGGCCAAGACGCGGCGGCAACTCCGGTCCATTCCCCTTTCCCAATGGCTTTCCATTTTGACGATGGAGGGCGCCCATTTCGTCAGCCTGCAATACACCGATTGCCGTGACGAGCTTCAAGCTTTGACCGAACGGCACGGGATTATCGTCCATCATTGGCAGGACGCGATTGACGACTACGACGAGACGGCGGCTCTGGTTTCGGCCTTGGACCAGGTTGTCACGGTATGTACTTCGATCGTCCATCTGGCGGGGGCTCTAGGTCGGCCTGCCTGGGTGCTTGTACCGACCATCCCCGAATGGCGATATCTCGATTCCGGAGCGTCCATGCCGTGGTACCCTTCCGTACGGCTCTTCCGCCAGCGTCGGCCAGGGGCATGGCGGGAGGTGGTGGAAGAGATCGGGCATAGTCTGAGAAGCATCCCTCGCCCGTAG
- a CDS encoding pilin → MKAVQRGFTLIELMIVVAIIGILAAVALPAYQDYSVRAKVSELILAASKYRTDITEKCQLATSCDAAGTSLTVTFGGKITGGSVADNGVVTIAGSTATDSVGANVTIVLTPSWNSTLGTAVWSCTGTPARYVPGSCR, encoded by the coding sequence ATGAAAGCGGTACAAAGAGGTTTCACACTGATCGAACTCATGATCGTGGTGGCGATCATCGGCATCCTCGCTGCGGTTGCCTTGCCGGCTTACCAGGACTATTCGGTTCGGGCCAAGGTTTCCGAGCTAATCCTTGCGGCATCCAAATATCGAACGGATATCACTGAAAAATGCCAGCTTGCCACTAGTTGCGACGCCGCAGGCACAAGTTTGACGGTTACGTTCGGAGGAAAGATTACCGGTGGCAGTGTGGCAGATAACGGTGTGGTGACGATCGCTGGGAGCACCGCAACGGACAGCGTAGGGGCTAATGTAACCATCGTGCTGACGCCGAGCTGGAATTCGACTCTCGGAACCGCCGTTTGGAGCTGCACGGGGACTCCTGCCAGATATGTTCCTGGCTCTTGTCGCTAA
- a CDS encoding O-linked N-acetylglucosamine transferase, SPINDLY family protein gives MGMLRRLTANISLDLRHGRKIAIASDLINSEKLDAAEDIVNSVLGRYPANAEALHLAGFIAHRRGDQHRAVELISSAIRHAPDNGLFHFNLGNALLASGATEAGIEALQNSTKLDPERADAWINLGLALIEAGRHPEAVSAFERVLEIRQERDISLAFASALVGAGTMRNEPGMVDRAIALLESKPKSGYERHAAGVILARALEHRNRFSEAIAQYQALLELDPEHVGIRNNLARCQIRLGLADEARQHYRLCVKAAPDKFHAFSALLAGLNYDPDLTPDRHEAEVRNWEKQLASPHYPLNPKFANERDPERPLKIGYLSPDLRQHVVGHHFLPMLEHRSRDRFSVVCYHIGKKEDDMSRRIAALSDDWRHLHGASDDEIADIIRQDRIDILVDLSGHTSNTRPLVLARKPAPVQVSWLGYFDTTGLATMDWFITDPYSSPPDQKQYFSERLHRMPHTRLYYHPYPDMPEVGALPARRNGYITFGCLNNLAKINTQVLDLWAEILAASPTSRLLIQTVALCDKLNLERFRALCVERGMDPYRLDLRPAMPLEKFAQTYREIDIALDPFPYCGGLTSFDALWMGVPVVTLEQQRLVGRQTLAMLMNLELPDLVARTKTDYVSIALGLGNDWTKLERWRSDLRPRFLRSPLIDHRGFAGELERTYRFFWKTWCMENPGAA, from the coding sequence ATGGGAATGTTGCGACGATTAACGGCTAACATCTCGCTCGACCTCCGGCATGGGCGAAAAATCGCCATTGCAAGCGATTTGATCAACTCGGAGAAGCTCGATGCGGCAGAAGATATCGTTAATTCAGTCCTTGGTCGCTATCCGGCGAATGCGGAGGCATTACACCTGGCAGGCTTCATTGCTCACCGCAGAGGTGACCAGCATCGGGCGGTGGAGCTCATTTCCAGTGCGATCCGCCATGCCCCCGACAATGGCCTTTTTCATTTCAATCTGGGCAATGCACTTCTGGCGTCCGGCGCCACCGAAGCAGGAATTGAAGCGCTTCAAAATTCGACGAAACTGGATCCAGAAAGGGCGGACGCCTGGATCAACCTGGGGCTCGCTTTGATAGAAGCGGGGCGTCATCCGGAAGCCGTATCCGCATTCGAACGGGTGTTGGAAATCAGGCAGGAACGCGACATCAGCCTCGCATTCGCCTCCGCCCTGGTTGGAGCGGGAACGATGCGAAACGAACCGGGAATGGTGGACAGGGCAATCGCGCTGCTCGAATCAAAACCCAAGTCGGGCTATGAACGTCATGCCGCGGGGGTCATTCTGGCGAGGGCGCTGGAACACCGAAACCGGTTCAGCGAGGCCATCGCGCAGTACCAGGCGCTGCTCGAGCTCGACCCCGAACATGTCGGGATACGTAACAATCTCGCCCGTTGCCAAATTCGGCTCGGTTTAGCCGATGAAGCCAGGCAACACTATCGATTATGCGTGAAGGCGGCACCGGACAAGTTCCATGCATTTTCGGCGTTGCTCGCCGGCCTGAATTACGATCCGGATCTGACACCAGATAGGCACGAAGCCGAAGTGCGAAACTGGGAGAAGCAACTGGCATCACCCCATTATCCGCTCAACCCGAAATTTGCGAATGAACGTGATCCAGAGCGTCCGCTCAAGATAGGCTATCTCTCGCCGGACCTTAGACAGCATGTCGTCGGCCACCATTTCCTGCCCATGCTCGAACACCGGAGTCGTGACCGGTTTTCGGTCGTTTGTTATCACATCGGAAAAAAGGAAGACGACATGAGCCGCAGGATTGCCGCGCTTTCGGATGACTGGCGCCATCTTCATGGCGCTTCCGACGATGAAATCGCCGACATCATACGGCAAGACCGCATCGATATTCTCGTCGACCTATCCGGCCACACGTCCAATACCAGACCTCTGGTACTCGCCCGAAAGCCAGCGCCGGTGCAGGTGAGTTGGCTCGGCTATTTCGATACCACAGGGCTGGCCACGATGGACTGGTTCATCACCGATCCGTATTCATCACCGCCGGATCAGAAACAGTATTTCTCCGAGCGGCTGCACCGCATGCCGCATACCCGTCTCTATTACCACCCCTATCCCGACATGCCGGAGGTAGGGGCATTGCCGGCCAGGCGGAACGGTTACATCACCTTCGGCTGTCTCAACAATCTGGCAAAGATCAACACCCAAGTACTCGACCTCTGGGCAGAAATTTTGGCGGCGTCGCCCACCAGCCGCTTGCTTATTCAAACAGTCGCGCTGTGCGACAAGCTCAACCTCGAGAGATTTCGCGCTCTTTGTGTCGAGCGGGGGATGGACCCGTATCGGCTTGATCTTCGGCCCGCGATGCCACTGGAAAAGTTCGCGCAGACCTACCGCGAAATCGACATCGCGCTCGATCCCTTCCCCTATTGCGGCGGATTGACCAGTTTCGACGCCTTGTGGATGGGGGTGCCGGTCGTCACACTGGAACAGCAGCGGCTGGTGGGCCGCCAGACGCTCGCCATGTTGATGAATCTGGAACTGCCGGATCTGGTCGCCAGAACGAAAACCGACTACGTCTCCATCGCGCTTGGCCTCGGCAATGATTGGACGAAACTCGAACGATGGAGATCGGACCTGAGACCGCGGTTTCTCCGGTCTCCCTTGATCGACCACCGCGGGTTTGCTGGCGAACTGGAACGAACGTATCGGTTCTTCTGGAAAACCTGGTGTATGGAAAATCCAGGGGCCGCGTAA
- a CDS encoding MFS transporter — MQFPEDQSPHDRESIATHAGLVRQWLDANILELGREVRLSYLPPLMVYLAAGISGLTGIVGTFFVKEYLGLSAEFLAALGFWAMLPWAMKMPMGHLVDLLWRHKGRLIYLGAGLVALSLIIMIGLLAKPAAMREIMSPESWYVLSVLLAPMGYVIQDTVADAMTVEAVPRVDEAGHPVPAEQLKLAHTTMQTLGRVAIISGTLLVAAVNVLMFSGVEGMSLAQKKEIYLEIYRLALIIPVVSIGGVWLSEMLKHREARRLAAQGFETDAIQRLQATQMETPEVNGWILGGSLAFLAFSVVMGLADFQFSAEIVFAGSMGIVLFLMRQLTEDLSPDARLELLGTAAVIFVFRAIPTSGAGSTWWMIDELGFDQQFLSKLSLLASALALFGMFIFRRFMAERSVIYVFGALTVAGAVLYLPNIAMFYGFHHWTAKLTHGLIDARAIALIDTALESPLGQIAMIPMLTWIARSAPSALKATYFAVMAAFTNLALSLSQLGTKYLNQIFTVTREVKDSVTGAVKIPADYSQLGELYITVALLGLILPLTTIYLVQRHVPRLAKQEARD; from the coding sequence ATGCAGTTCCCGGAAGACCAATCCCCCCACGACCGCGAATCCATCGCCACCCACGCCGGCCTGGTACGGCAATGGCTCGACGCCAACATCCTCGAACTCGGCCGGGAGGTGCGGCTCAGCTACCTGCCGCCGCTCATGGTCTATCTGGCCGCCGGCATCTCCGGGCTCACCGGCATCGTCGGCACCTTCTTCGTCAAGGAATATTTGGGCCTGTCCGCAGAATTCCTGGCCGCGCTCGGCTTCTGGGCCATGCTGCCCTGGGCGATGAAGATGCCCATGGGGCACCTCGTGGACCTGCTCTGGCGCCACAAGGGCCGTCTGATCTACCTTGGCGCGGGACTCGTCGCCCTGAGCCTCATCATCATGATCGGACTGCTGGCCAAGCCGGCGGCGATGCGCGAAATCATGTCGCCCGAAAGCTGGTACGTGCTGTCCGTCCTGCTGGCCCCGATGGGCTACGTCATCCAGGACACGGTGGCCGATGCCATGACCGTGGAAGCCGTGCCCCGCGTCGACGAGGCAGGCCACCCCGTGCCGGCGGAGCAGCTCAAGCTCGCCCACACCACCATGCAGACCCTGGGCCGCGTTGCCATCATCAGCGGCACTCTGCTGGTCGCCGCCGTCAACGTGCTCATGTTCAGCGGCGTCGAAGGCATGAGCCTGGCGCAGAAGAAGGAGATCTACCTCGAAATCTACCGACTGGCCCTGATCATCCCCGTGGTTTCCATCGGGGGCGTCTGGCTCTCCGAGATGCTCAAGCACAGGGAGGCCAGGCGCCTCGCCGCCCAGGGTTTCGAAACGGACGCCATCCAACGGCTCCAGGCCACGCAAATGGAAACCCCCGAGGTGAACGGGTGGATACTCGGCGGCAGCCTCGCTTTCCTCGCGTTTTCGGTCGTCATGGGCCTGGCCGATTTCCAATTCAGCGCCGAGATCGTTTTCGCCGGCTCGATGGGCATCGTTCTGTTCCTGATGCGGCAGCTCACCGAAGACCTGTCGCCCGATGCCCGACTCGAACTCCTCGGCACGGCTGCGGTGATCTTCGTGTTCCGCGCCATCCCCACCAGCGGCGCCGGCTCCACCTGGTGGATGATCGACGAACTCGGCTTCGACCAGCAGTTCCTCTCCAAGCTGTCCCTGCTCGCCAGTGCTCTTGCGCTGTTCGGCATGTTCATCTTCCGCCGCTTCATGGCCGAGCGCTCGGTGATCTACGTGTTCGGCGCGCTCACCGTCGCCGGCGCCGTACTGTACCTGCCGAACATCGCCATGTTCTATGGCTTCCACCACTGGACCGCCAAACTCACCCACGGCCTCATCGACGCCCGCGCCATCGCCCTGATCGACACCGCGCTGGAATCGCCTCTCGGCCAGATCGCCATGATCCCCATGCTGACCTGGATCGCCCGCTCCGCCCCGTCGGCGCTCAAGGCCACCTACTTCGCCGTCATGGCCGCATTCACCAATCTGGCGCTCTCGCTCTCGCAGCTCGGCACCAAATACCTGAACCAGATCTTCACGGTGACTCGGGAAGTGAAGGACAGCGTGACCGGCGCCGTCAAAATACCCGCGGACTACAGCCAACTCGGCGAACTCTACATCACCGTCGCCCTGCTCGGCCTGATCCTGCCGCTGACCACGATCTATCTGGTACAGCGCCATGTGCCTCGGCTGGCAAAGCAGGAGGCCCGAGACTAA
- a CDS encoding c-type cytochrome codes for MSMRDLTLTLLLAVANAPAHAAPEGPRLGQPLEAAAISALDITVFPDGTGLPPGQGTAVEGKAVYDAKCAACHGPNGSGGSAEELAGGRNPLTSAEPDKTIGTYWPYASTVFDFIRRAMPLDAPRSLGNDEVYAVTAYLLHANGIIGEHDRLDAATLPKIRMPNAAGFVWVYPERQPR; via the coding sequence ATGTCCATGCGTGACCTGACCCTCACCCTGCTTCTCGCTGTCGCCAACGCCCCGGCACACGCCGCCCCCGAAGGCCCGCGCCTGGGACAACCCCTGGAAGCGGCCGCGATCTCCGCCCTGGACATCACCGTCTTCCCCGACGGCACCGGACTTCCGCCCGGCCAGGGCACGGCAGTCGAAGGCAAGGCCGTTTACGACGCCAAGTGCGCCGCCTGCCACGGCCCCAACGGCAGCGGCGGCAGCGCCGAGGAGCTGGCCGGAGGCCGCAATCCCCTGACCAGCGCCGAACCCGACAAGACCATCGGCACTTACTGGCCCTATGCCAGCACGGTCTTCGATTTCATCCGCCGCGCCATGCCGCTGGACGCCCCGCGCTCGTTAGGCAACGACGAGGTCTATGCCGTCACGGCCTACCTCCTCCACGCCAACGGCATCATCGGCGAACACGACCGGCTCGACGCGGCGACGCTGCCGAAAATCCGCATGCCGAATGCCGCCGGCTTCGTCTGGGTTTACCCCGAACGGCAACCCCGCTGA